In Rissa tridactyla isolate bRisTri1 chromosome 2, bRisTri1.patW.cur.20221130, whole genome shotgun sequence, a single window of DNA contains:
- the LOC128906285 gene encoding probable G-protein coupled receptor 141: protein MPNSSVTQQNHSSNETLLDTSERLRTILIALYIINLAGGILGVVMMSHQLFQRRSRSVMTTIIISLLVLHTFMLLSIPFRLSYYILREWKFGWFACKLASAIIYLHMYTTFAFYMAIIIIRLFQLEFRKCYTMTWVAAVWMVGVLVITPVLLLYYGTSKTYHSSKCFQFHKDIQEVPMVVINYCLVGVLVAVCAVLTTLQLSAMYRLAVKYWPDINSHVEFRAQAKSFFFILVTLVCFMPHHVFRVYYIQNCHLDKDNKLLPYNEIFLALTTMCCLDMLCFIAGIAH from the coding sequence ATGCCTAACAGCAGCGTAACCCAGCAGAACCATTCCTCCAATGAGACACTACTGGACACCTCAGAGAGGCTCCGCACCATCCTCATAGCCCTGTACATCATCAACCTGGCTGGCGGCATCCTTGGGGTCGTCATGATGTCCCATCAGTTGTTTCAAAGGAGATCGCGATCTGTGATGACCACTATCATCATCAGCCTCCTAGTGCTGCACACCTTTATGCTACTCAGCATTCCCTTCCGCCTCAGCTATTACATTTTACGGGAGTGGAAATTCGGGTGGTTTGCCTGCAAGCTAGCAAGCGCCATCATCTACCTCCACATGTACACCACCTTCGCGTTTTACATGGCTATCATCATAATACGCCTCTTCCAACTCGAGTTTAGGAAGTGCTACACTATGACCTGGGTGGCTGCTGTCTGGATGGTGGGAGTGCTGGTGATCACGCCTGTTCTTCTCTTGTACTATGGCACCTCTAAGACATACCACTCCTCCAAATGCTTTCAGTTCCACAAGGATATACAAGAGGTGCCCATGGTGGTCATTAACTACtgcttggttggggttttggtggcAGTTTGTGCTGTGCTCACCACACTCCAGTTGTCTGCGATGTATAGACTGGCTGTGAAATACTGGCCTGACATCAACTCCCACGTGGAATTCAGAGCTCAGGCAAAGAGCTTCTTCTTCATCTTGGTAACATTAGTGTGCTTTATGCCTCATCATGTATTCAGAGTATATTACATCCAAAACTGCCACCTGGATAAAGACAATAAACTACTCCCATACAACGAAATTTTTCTAGCTCTAACAACAATGTGCTGCTTGGATATGTTGTGCTTCATAGCAGGAATAGCCCACTGA